ataaagcggattaaggtggattaaggttggtacaaattagagcgaGGTTGATTCAGGTGGATTAGGGCAGAGTTTTTAGGGACACGTGAAAATGAATAACGTCAGGTGTCATGGTCACGTAATAATTGGAAGTGAAATTGGTCCTGAAATGctcatgtatgacgtcacgtCACGTGTCACGTCATGAAGCATATAATGAAGCAATCATAATATGAACTCGTAGCTACTTGTCGATGAGCTCTGAATGGTTgcggtctggtgattaatgaacccAGAGAAAGGAAAGCGAAGAACGGAGCGCAAGTACTTGAGAAGTTTTAATGGTGATAACTTAGAGAAGTCACAACGCTTTCGCATTGAAATCACTTAAGGGCACTTAAGTGACTATTTTATTGCTACCTATTGCTACTGGTTTGCTTGCTGTAACACAGGCATATGCTCCCTGTTTGACCTCACGTATAGGCCATAAACCTGCATTAGCTCTGGCGATAATGCTTTAGGAAGTATAAAAACAAGTACATGTTTTTTTAAGACAGAATTTGCATGTACGTGATGCCACGGGAAGTAAGAAAAATAAGAGAGCAGCGGGAGGAACAGGTTGGATAGAGACAGCATTCTTAACGCTTAATGAAGGTGCAACTTTACATTTTAGCGGTATATATCACTATTTGTCCTTAATAACGGTTACTGCTGCGATACCCTAATCGTTTCGCTTATTTTCGTTAAAGCTTAGGGTGGCGTCGGTCGTTGGTGCTTCGCGTTTCGCGCGAAACTCCGTTTTtcgaaattgattttttttttgttgtacgACCGCAGAAGGGGCGCACCAGTGCATTCCTTGACGGCCTCGTTCAATCATGCGATTACTTCTTCAAGCGACGTGAACAGCTGTTACCAAGGTGCACTGCACGAACTCCAAATGCAACACAACATCCCGGAAGCCCCATTCGCAGCTGGATGGCCTATGTTACCTTCCTGGCCGAGCTGCTGGCGGCCGTCAGTGAAATAAAATCGTCGGACGAGAATTGCGGACGCATCTTCTGCCTGGCGGCGCTCCTCTGTGACTGCTGCCTCATCATGCTCCACTCGCCAGCGCAGGACACCAGCGCAGAGGTCAGTTTTATTTCCGATACCAATTAGACTGTCACattgtagtgacgctgaagaatcGAACAGCACCTGATCATCTACTAGCATAACTTGGAATGTTCGAATATCCAAGTTGCGGAATATGTACACATAAGAATATTCGAGAAAGatgcattttcattttccattaatttatcatttctttgtGTCAATTAGTgggtacaagtaatttctcccaTGTTTTCATTgttgtctttgttggcttcttatcaaATGATTATTAGAACTCGGGCCCCTCGGTTGccattcttctcgttcatatatatagccgatcccagcatagtgcaggatgtagaaattAGGTAGGGCaaaatgcagtgaccatagatTTATTGAGGTCTAGGATTCCTCTCAATTTGCAGAGCGAAAGAACAAAATtattcaagaagaaacaggccaacctagacgcagtaagggtaaaagcagaccaattcaggctggtgctcgcaagcaaatatgcagctttagaacaggaagatgaagacaacatagaggtatcgaatgaaactgtaactaggctgatctcagaagcagcaattgaagtgggaggtaaggcaccaagggcaaccaacaggtaagctctcccaagtaacaaaataccttataaagaaacggcaaagcgtgaaaatgtccaactcaagagaccagatagaattcgtgAAACTGTcagaactgatcaacaagaagaaagtaagggatgtccgaaattataacgtggaaaagattgaggaagcattaaaatatgggcgcagcatgaaatcagtgaaaagaaaacttgtcataggacaaggcaagatgtatgcactgaaagataagtatggaaatatcatcagcaatttcgatgacatagtaaaagcagcggaataattgtatactgaactgtacaattcccagagcagccaagctactttcattcgaagtagtgatgaacaggatacagaggctcctcctataactagcgatgaagttagaagggcctcgcaagacatgaccaggggaaaagctgctggagaagatggaatagcagtcgatttaatcaaagaggGAGGAGAGACCATGCTTAAAaagtttgcggccctttatacacaatgcctcacgacttcaagtgtatcaaagagctgaaagaacgccaagaTTATACTAATGcctaagaagggagacgttaaagaattgaagaattatagacccattagcttgctttcagtattctataaaatattcaaaataatttccaataggaTCAGGGCtacacttcagtcaaccaaaagaacaggcgggcttcaggaagggatattctacaatggatcacatccatgtcatcaatcaggtaatcaagaaatttTGCTGAGTACtaccaacctctctatatgacttgcattgattatgaaaaggcatttgattcagtagagataccagcagtcatagaggcattgcgtaatcaaagagtgcaggaggcgtacgtgaatatcctagcaaatatctacaaggaatccatagctaccttggttttccacaagaaaagtagaaagatgcctatcaagaaaggggtcaggcaaggagacacaatctctccaatgttattcactgcatgcttcgaggaagtattcaagctcttagactgggaaggcttaggagtgaggatcaatggcgaatatctcagcaacctttggtttgcagatgacattgtcctattcagtaacaaagGGAACGAATTAGAAGAAtgtattgaggaccttaaccgggaAAGTGCAAGAGTGCGCTTTAAGTTtgatacgcagaagacaaagatagcgTTCAATTGCCTGAcaagggaacacgaattcaggatcaccagtaagcctctagagtctgtaaaggagtaagtttatctaggtcaataactcacaggggaccctgatcgtgagaaagaaatttagagaagaataaaattcggttgaagtgcatacggcaggcattgcgaaatcctgaatgggagcttaccactgtcattgaaaagaaaagtgtacaatcattgcattctaccggtgctaacatatggggccgaaacttggaggttaagaaagaagctcgataagttaaggactgcacaaagagtgatgAAACGATAAATGTTagccctaacgttaagagacaggaagagaggggcgtggatcagagagccaacggggatagccgatattcgagATGACATAAAGAGGGaaagatggagctgggctggccgtgtaatgtgtaggatggataaccggtggaccattcgagttagtagttacagaatgaataccaagagaaggcaagcgcagtcgagtacgacagaaaactaggttggatgatgaagttaggtaatttgcaggcgcaaattggaatcggctagcgcaagacaggggtaattggagatcgcctttgtcctgcaatggacataaatgtaggctgatgacgATGGTATGTATATATCCTTGTCGTTGCATCGTATGCATGGGGCGTTGGATCGCCTTCAAACGCTGATGTACTATTACAAACAACGGCTTACGAGACTTGGCGTTCATCTGCTATCGTGGTGTTTAATTTTGTATCAGTCCCTTTCATGGGGAGCACAATGCACAGTCGGTTGCTCCTAACTCCAAGCTCCTTTGTTGACTACACGTACAGCGGTGAACggcattacacacacacacacacacacacacacacacacaccacacacacgcacacgcacacgcacacgcacacgcacacgcacacgcacacgcacacgcacacacacacacgcacacacacacacacggacacacaaaTCGGAAGGCTCGACACAGAAGACATATCAACTGAAAACAATTCAGTGGCGACTAAGTGGTTTATTTATTGATCGCAATCATCCGTGCagccatcatcgtcgtcatcatcaatCGCCCAAGACGATCAATTGGCAATGTCACAGAGTTGTTCGAAGCCAGAAGGACCGATAGTGTAGGCAAATCCACGTAccaaccatcattcccatgccgGTCACGCTTTTTCGCAGCTCCCACATTCACTACATCAGAAACTCAATGTATGCGCAATGCCACAGTGTGCgcggcacacacacgcacacacacacacacacacacacacacacgcacacgcacgcgcacgcgcacgcgcacgcgcacgcacgcacgcacgcacgcacgcacgcacgcacgcacacacacacacacacacacacacacacacacacacacacacacacacacacacacacacacacacacacacacacacacacacacacacacacacacacacacacacacacacacacgcacgcaggcacgcaccTTGCACGGAAATAAATGCAGGCATCCAGGTTCGCTCCATGTACTAGGTCAAAGACGAACGTTCTGTGGAAAGACGTTCAACGGTAGTTGCGACGAATTCACCCCAGCGCGCTCCGTTTGAATGGCTAGTTCTATGTGAATATCCTGCAGTGACCATTCATTGCGGTACGCTAATTGCAGGCGCATTGTACTGCTTGAGTTCTTGCATGGTTACTTAAAACAGGCAGCCAGTTTGTCCCTCGCCCTAAACACCAgagtacatggagcgaactttcacaaCAAACTTCGGGCATCAGATAAAGACGCGGCGGCTTGACGCAGGATATTCGCTTGGTCTCGTGTGCCGCAGGACTGGTGCAGACGATcctaactagagtgtactagaatacggctgagtgggacgagcggctgggacggcgcatgctttgcagtgaggcgcccgacgtggaaaaatactgtggcggcgctgcgatcgaactggattgggccgcttCAAGATCACGCCGTTGGAAACGGCTGGTTATACTGCTCGGCAGAGTCATTCGTGCtacttcgcgcactggtatttgcgttcagaccgctgaaaTTGTGTTTATAATTGCGTATGGGcgtgtatttatgccttaagaacaAATTTCTTTCTTTGgcttctttattttattgtattttttaatgccgctcggtgactGGCGTGCATTGCGGctgcagtgtcggctttcattctactatgttgtTGTACGGTTCcttttggagaacaaatatttttctcgttcttcaagcagcatgcatctctcgtgtgtattgttgcgcatgtAGTTTTCCAtaagtaggtcttgcgaaacgcacaagaagaaacatatgtaaccttcctgtttgccgcttcaaacaagtaaagcatatctgccccattcGGCGCCTTtcactcagatttacgggaagcattgttatagattaaaaaaacaaaacaaagtaaTGTGCAGCACagcattccattcaagtttccgccttcctcgcgtaacagaatgcggattAATTGGTACGgcgtcatttattgcggtcggacctcgagtgctgaaaacggttttagttactGCGGTCGGAcgtcgagcgccgaaaacggttttagttagtcattgtTAGTTAGATTTTATATGCTAATCTTtcgccgtaagccgtacgtggaatttttttccagtcgaaacttcaaaaaaacaaacaaaaagtgaagaaacgaaagaaagaaagcctgcgtggtagcctaattagtggctatatagtggatgcggcattgcgctgctaaactggtgttcacgggttcaatccaggtcgcggaattcgatgggaacgaaatggaaaaagactcttGTACTtctgtttaggtgcacgttaaacaaccccaggtggtgaaaactaagccgggtgcctcataatcatatcgtgggtttGCCACGTAAAAGCGAAGAAtttgttcaaataaaaaaaaatgaaaaaagcaggtggctgcgttattcgacttttttctaggggtgtaaacaaaattaattactctcgagtctgatttccgagaaaaacgtgttacgcttatcctatatttcatacataaatgtaaagTAATTCCCAAATGTATGATGGCTCAACTCAGTAGCTTGTAAATTATAaatggctgctttcagttatccggtgcactatcataacgaccataatgaaacaaaggaacggcagTCTCACATCCACGTTAGAGATATGTGCAGGTCTGTtacgttcgttgaagaagataagtgtggtaccacatggggcacccacccagttttaatgggttgcaaacatggcgaGACTGTCTAAAAAGTTCTCCTTGTCTGAAacaagttagcaaatttgcaggctgccccaaaatgaggcgtttatattgaatgacagctaggaacttttTAAGCAGGACTTAACACCCATGctttaattctctcaggaactgcgcctctgcgcaaccgtcacgactctccggcagcacaatcattggGAATAACACTTGCATCGGTCCCTCATCTTTGAGACTTCaacagtgctgttatgcgttacattcgaacggaaacgactattcggcgtcgtaccaTATATCAACAACACTTGTATATATCTAATGGTTTTGCCTGCATTTAATATTATTTCTGGGAATGAGaattttatgtgcagtattcaccaACAAGTGTGTGTTACtacaaacacgtgcgcttattctggtcgggagttctcactttttcaattagtgcatttagaatatttgttattttttctcttACATAGATATCGTGAATATATTTGTCTATGTACCCTTTTATTTAATTGCCAAGAAATACattcgccattcttcgcgccacgcactTAATAAACCTGCTTTATTTCcttctaatattgttttcttcgatcattgtccctgatcaatatccaccaacaagaagcgcgcgtaaaatgacacgatatcactTATataattttcttacgtagcttcatctTTAATAGATACCatttacttttctttgcatttgaaataaagcactattttaagagcgtactatgcgcaatcggcttcggcgcccgcagcgaaagtaccccaatccagttcgctcgcagcgcccgcgcacaatttttccacacgcggcgcctcagcgggagagcgccgttcggcccactcaaccgttgtctagtacactctaatccTAACGCCTTGCCAAACATAAACTCGCACTAGCTACCGAAGCCTATGGCGATGTGTATCCCCTTCATTCAcgtagaagcacgtaggaaaaacataacaggactatACTGACGtatcggccggggtccggccttcatcaagaggccggaccccggccgaaacgtcagtaaagtcctgttatgtttttcctacgcgcttctattttttgaactagttctgtgccggctcctgttattgtttacttcactgatatatatatatatatatatatatatatatatatatatatatatattgttattaCAGACACATTTTATGCTCAATCATTCAGCGCGGAGCTTGCTTCAAAGCTACGCCCTTCAGTCACGCATTATAATCGACTGTccataaatgtatgaaatttacataattatttatttacaaattactaattactaattattaattaataaataattatttacaaatatatatatatatatatatatatatatatagtgggtgCATGGTATTTACACACAGAAACATCGCACAAAATGGGACAGATGCACTGTGCCGTTCTCTCTTTTCGGTCCCGTTTAACGCACTGCTTCCATTCCTGGTACACTCTCCTTCAGTCCTTCATACGAACGCCAGTTGACAACAACCGCTCTTGTACACGTATTAGATTCCGGATCGCGTCAGCTACAGCTCGGTGGAACTGGAACTCAAAATAATCCCTGCACTGGCATTATTCCCGTTAACCCGAGTGGTCAAGACACAGAGGCGTCCGCAAAGGTGTCCCCTATACTTTCGGGCCCCGACTTGGGGTGCCAAGCCCCCACCAATGGTAACAACTTCTTTCGCAGATGCAGTGCCTTCGCGTCGTCTTCATGACGGCCGGCAAGAGCATCCAGCGAGCTGCTCCCTACCTCTCGAAGTCCCTGGCCACGTGTCTCCGGAACTCGTTCATGGACAGCAATCGCTCAGCCGGTGTTCGTCAGGCGCTGCTCGAACTCATCGAGTTCCGGGCTTCGGGATGGAAACTTGGCGCCGCTCAGCAGCTCTACTACTCTGCGCACGACAGCGGTGCTGCAGTCACCGACTGACACAGCTGCTGCTCCGGTGTTGCAAGAATTCTGGGACTTTCTGTAGCAAGGGGGAGAGAACCTCTCTTCTCGTTTGTTGTTTGCATTGCATTgcttctgtttctcttcttctttcttttttactctttcttttttactatcTGAACGAGGTTCTCGCCTTCATACACGGCATAATTGCAGGGATGTTTGTATTTGTTTTTGAACTTTGCTGCCGCCATCTTGGGGAAATGAAATAAATCATGAAAACTTTGCGCCGATGTTTTATTAACAACACAGTTGAAAAGTAGTTTGAGAAGCGCTCGTATTCCAGGAGCCAATGCAACAAAAACCAAGCCAGGCTTCTATGCAATGTTAGGGAAAATTCCTCTAACACAAATGGTTTCTGATATGGCACTGTGTATCAGAAATGTCCGAGGTCATTATTTTTTTCAGTAAAGCTCGTACGCGTTAAATAATTTAGTTGTCGGTCACGAGCCACGACAAGTCTATGGTTTAACTAGCACCTTCGTCCGAGTCCCTCACTTTTAAAATTGAAAAACTCGGAAACCTCACACAGTATTGTAAAAAAAATCGACGCAGTTGACGAAAAAATTGACGCGGTCTGCTAATCGAACCCTAGACGAACGCCTTACCGGGGCGATAAGGCGTAGTTCCTGGTTCCTGGTGCCCTCAGATGGATGGCAGTGCGACGTGCAAGGTAAGGTGTATGTCCAGGGTTCGATTCTTGGACCAGGAGGAATTAtgcttcaactgcgaggctttctttctgaCGGAACCGGTATGGGTTTACTTTGCAGGTTAGAGCTGCAATTGGGTGGGCGACAAATTTTCAGTTTTatgcccgccgcggtggcttatatttggtgttgcgctgctaagcacgaggtcgcgggatcaaatcccggtcgcggcggccgcatt
This region of Dermacentor silvarum isolate Dsil-2018 chromosome 5, BIME_Dsil_1.4, whole genome shotgun sequence genomic DNA includes:
- the LOC119453861 gene encoding MIF4G domain-containing protein B-like, producing the protein MAYVTFLAELLAAVSEIKSSDENCGRIFCLAALLCDCCLIMLHSPAQDTSAEMQCLRVVFMTAGKSIQRAAPYLSKSLATCLRNSFMDSNRSAGVRQALLELIEFRASGWKLGAAQQLYYSAHDSGAAVTD